In a single window of the Bacillus mycoides genome:
- a CDS encoding ABC transporter permease, with product MKTYIIRRLLQMIPTLLGTSIIIFFLFALLPGDYIDSNPKITPERAAELRELYGLNKPIVERYFHWLGNALQGDFGFSLQYQESVTSLLNKFIWNSFIVAIIALFFIWLIALIIGVFSATKQHSLFDKLVTIGVFAAMSFPSFFIGLFLIKVFAVDFKLLPIGGMIDVGSNSTGLAYGIEVAKHMVLPVFILTLLGVGSLTRYFRTSMLEVVRQDYIRTARAKGLKEKTVIYKHALKNAILPAITLLAFELPGLFSGAIIIEQIFNWPGIGNIQLEALNFRDYTVLMAFTMFLSCLTIVSNFLADIVYAVVDPRIRLK from the coding sequence GTGAAAACATATATCATTCGTAGGCTGTTACAAATGATTCCTACACTGTTGGGGACATCGATTATTATCTTCTTCCTGTTCGCACTTCTTCCAGGAGATTATATTGATTCAAACCCGAAGATTACACCGGAAAGAGCAGCTGAACTTAGGGAATTGTATGGATTGAATAAACCAATTGTTGAGCGATATTTTCACTGGCTAGGTAATGCATTGCAGGGGGACTTTGGTTTTTCTCTTCAATATCAAGAATCTGTAACGTCATTATTAAATAAATTTATATGGAATTCGTTTATTGTTGCGATTATTGCATTGTTCTTTATTTGGCTAATTGCACTTATTATCGGTGTATTTTCAGCGACAAAGCAACATTCTTTATTCGATAAGCTTGTAACAATTGGTGTATTTGCAGCGATGTCATTTCCTTCATTCTTTATCGGTTTGTTTTTAATTAAAGTGTTTGCGGTTGACTTTAAGCTGTTACCGATAGGCGGGATGATTGATGTTGGGAGTAATTCAACTGGGCTTGCTTACGGAATAGAAGTTGCAAAGCATATGGTTTTACCCGTATTTATTTTAACTCTTCTTGGAGTTGGCTCATTAACTCGTTATTTTAGAACGAGTATGTTAGAGGTTGTACGGCAAGATTACATTCGAACGGCTAGAGCAAAAGGGTTAAAGGAGAAGACCGTTATTTATAAACATGCATTAAAAAATGCAATTTTGCCGGCTATTACATTGCTTGCATTTGAATTACCAGGGTTGTTTTCAGGGGCAATTATTATAGAACAAATTTTCAACTGGCCAGGTATCGGTAATATTCAATTAGAAGCACTTAATTTTCGTGATTATACGGTATTAATGGCATTTACGATGTTTCTTTCGTGTTTGACAATTGTTTCAAACTTTTTAGCGGATATTGTATATGCAGTTGTTGATCCACGTATTCGGTTGAAGTAA
- a CDS encoding ABC transporter substrate-binding protein, translated as MKKKTKKWAGVFSVLLSSSLVLSACGGQEDTASTEPVKQQDLKNIKVENIAATDKTKVPDKAKNRKDTLVVGISKPGGVFLPYFQQNGWDGNVTSVIFASLVSTDKQGKPTPELAEKWDISSDQLTYTFHLRKDLKFSDGSPLTADDVAFTLTLLHDKAYEGDKDISQYAVKGGKEYKEGKATSIEGIQVVDPQTIKITTKKVNSQALTALGGEVLSKAYYGKDYKQNTSLDYLKALYEKPIAAGPYKFEKYIPGQEVRFVANENYYAGKPKIPNFIYKITSGDTKLQLFQTGEVDYTGLGTGDEVLEQAKALEFANIQIETAASFSYIYMNNNKPYLKDKKVRQALIYGLDRKKYVDTALKGYGTVANVPIHPTSWAYTEEGVNKYEYDKEKAKKLLDEAGWKVGSDGIREKDGQKLKLSYFGPSSAKDSDLLIPIAKENYKEIGVEFNPEFMDFNTMLSKVNKGDYDLASVSTPITSDPSETAGEYLSGVNEKSLGYKNTKVDELIQKGIETVDIEKRKPIYKELYKELSDDPPVILLNYRRTITGYNGNIKGIDPEKYNSISANLPALSIEK; from the coding sequence ATGAAGAAAAAGACAAAAAAATGGGCTGGTGTATTTTCGGTATTACTGAGTAGTTCGCTTGTGTTATCTGCTTGTGGGGGACAGGAGGATACGGCTTCTACAGAACCAGTAAAACAGCAAGATTTAAAAAATATAAAAGTTGAAAATATTGCTGCGACAGATAAGACGAAAGTACCAGATAAAGCGAAGAATAGAAAAGATACGTTAGTAGTTGGCATTAGTAAACCAGGCGGCGTATTTTTACCATATTTCCAACAAAATGGTTGGGATGGAAACGTCACTTCAGTTATTTTTGCATCCCTTGTATCTACAGATAAACAAGGAAAACCAACTCCAGAATTAGCTGAGAAGTGGGATATTTCCTCTGATCAGTTAACATATACATTCCATTTACGTAAAGATTTGAAATTTAGCGATGGTTCACCATTAACAGCAGATGATGTAGCGTTCACATTGACGCTTTTACATGATAAGGCATATGAGGGTGACAAAGACATTTCTCAATATGCTGTTAAAGGTGGTAAAGAATATAAAGAAGGAAAAGCAACTTCTATTGAAGGAATTCAAGTTGTTGATCCACAGACAATTAAAATTACAACTAAAAAAGTTAATTCACAGGCACTAACAGCCTTAGGTGGAGAGGTATTATCAAAAGCTTATTATGGAAAAGATTACAAACAAAATACAAGCTTAGATTACTTAAAAGCGTTATATGAAAAACCGATAGCTGCGGGTCCATATAAATTTGAAAAGTATATCCCAGGGCAAGAAGTGCGATTTGTAGCAAATGAAAATTATTATGCGGGTAAACCAAAAATTCCAAACTTCATTTATAAAATTACTTCTGGTGATACGAAGCTTCAATTATTCCAAACAGGTGAGGTTGACTACACTGGCCTAGGTACTGGTGACGAAGTTCTTGAACAGGCTAAGGCTTTAGAATTTGCAAATATCCAAATCGAAACAGCAGCGTCATTTAGCTATATTTATATGAATAATAATAAGCCGTACTTAAAGGATAAAAAGGTTCGTCAAGCACTTATTTACGGATTAGATCGTAAAAAATATGTTGATACAGCATTGAAAGGATACGGTACGGTAGCTAATGTACCAATTCATCCAACTTCTTGGGCTTATACGGAAGAAGGAGTTAATAAATATGAATACGACAAAGAAAAAGCGAAAAAATTATTAGATGAAGCAGGATGGAAAGTTGGTTCGGATGGAATTCGTGAAAAAGATGGTCAAAAATTAAAGCTTTCTTATTTCGGCCCAAGTTCGGCTAAAGATAGCGATTTATTAATTCCGATTGCAAAAGAGAATTATAAAGAAATAGGTGTAGAATTTAACCCTGAATTTATGGACTTTAATACTATGCTTTCGAAGGTAAACAAAGGTGATTATGATTTAGCTTCTGTTTCGACACCAATTACAAGTGATCCGAGTGAAACAGCTGGTGAATATTTGTCGGGTGTCAATGAGAAGAGTCTTGGTTATAAAAATACAAAAGTAGATGAGTTAATTCAAAAGGGTATTGAAACGGTAGATATTGAAAAACGTAAACCAATCTATAAAGAACTGTATAAAGAATTAAGTGATGATCCACCAGTAATTCTATTAAACTATCGTAGAACAATTACTGGTTATAACGGGAATATAAAAGGAATTGACCCTGAAAAATACAATAGTATTAGTGCAAACTTACCAGCTCTATCTATCGAAAAATAA
- a CDS encoding ABC transporter substrate-binding protein: MRKVFKGLLFTFLSTSVLLAGCAQEETSTNEATKMPKVKDEFIKASDKAKSPAKAKERKDTFVVGMPSPGGIFLPHFMENGWDGNITQAIFAPLVGLDKEGKPIPILAKKWDISEDQLTYTFHLKDDLKFSDSSPLTADDVAFTLTLLHDPTYSGATDISQTAIKGGQAYKEGKATSIEGIQVIDPKTITITTEKVNAQTLSLIGGEVISKAYYGKEYKQGNLEYLKELYGKPMGAGAYKLDKYIPGQEVRFVANENYFEGKPKIEHFIYKITKGDTKLQQFQAGEVDYDGFTTNAETIEQLKELGFANVNVYTGSSYGYIKMNYKKSYFKDKRVRQAFIYGLERQKVIDTYFQGYASLVNVPITPVSWAYTEEGINKYEYNLEKAKKLLDEAGWKAGSDGIREKDGQKLKVSYFASSASKINDVMIPVMKEDYKKIGVDFNPEYMDFNTMISKVIKGDYDLAMVSTPMIDDPSGTIEEFVSTSKRNYDGYHNPKVNELAKQALETLDIEKRKEIYKKLYQELSEDPPVIFLNNSKVVSAHNARIQGLQEDNYNGILLSLPKLNIAQ; the protein is encoded by the coding sequence ATGCGAAAGGTTTTTAAAGGGTTACTTTTTACGTTTCTTAGTACATCGGTTTTATTAGCAGGATGTGCTCAAGAAGAGACAAGTACAAATGAAGCAACAAAGATGCCGAAAGTAAAAGATGAGTTTATTAAAGCGAGTGACAAAGCAAAAAGTCCAGCAAAGGCAAAAGAAAGAAAGGATACCTTTGTAGTGGGAATGCCGAGCCCTGGCGGGATATTCCTTCCGCATTTTATGGAAAATGGGTGGGATGGTAATATAACACAAGCTATCTTTGCTCCTCTCGTTGGATTGGATAAGGAGGGGAAACCAATTCCAATTCTAGCGAAGAAATGGGATATTTCGGAGGATCAGCTTACATATACGTTTCATTTGAAAGATGATTTAAAGTTTAGTGATAGTTCACCGTTAACAGCGGATGACGTAGCATTTACATTAACTTTACTACATGATCCAACTTATAGTGGTGCAACGGACATAAGCCAAACAGCAATAAAGGGTGGGCAAGCATATAAAGAAGGAAAGGCTACATCTATTGAGGGGATTCAAGTCATCGATCCGAAAACAATTACGATTACAACTGAAAAGGTAAATGCCCAAACATTATCGTTAATTGGTGGAGAAGTTATATCAAAAGCTTATTACGGTAAAGAATATAAGCAAGGGAATTTAGAGTATTTAAAAGAGTTATATGGAAAACCGATGGGAGCAGGAGCTTATAAACTAGATAAATATATTCCAGGTCAAGAGGTTCGTTTTGTAGCAAATGAAAATTATTTTGAAGGTAAACCGAAGATTGAGCACTTTATTTATAAAATTACAAAAGGTGATACGAAGCTGCAACAATTTCAAGCGGGCGAAGTAGATTATGATGGCTTCACGACAAATGCGGAGACGATTGAACAATTAAAAGAGTTAGGCTTTGCTAATGTTAATGTGTATACGGGAAGTTCATACGGTTACATTAAAATGAATTATAAGAAGTCATACTTTAAAGATAAACGTGTACGCCAAGCGTTTATTTATGGATTAGAGCGTCAAAAGGTCATTGATACATATTTCCAAGGATACGCTTCACTCGTTAATGTACCAATTACACCAGTTTCGTGGGCGTATACAGAAGAAGGAATCAATAAATACGAATATAATTTAGAAAAGGCGAAGAAATTGCTCGATGAAGCTGGGTGGAAAGCTGGATCAGATGGTATTCGTGAAAAAGATGGCCAAAAATTGAAGGTAAGTTATTTTGCTTCTTCTGCAAGTAAAATCAATGATGTGATGATCCCCGTTATGAAGGAGGATTATAAAAAGATTGGGGTAGATTTCAATCCTGAATACATGGACTTTAATACGATGATTTCCAAGGTAATTAAAGGAGATTATGATTTAGCGATGGTCTCCACACCGATGATTGATGATCCGAGCGGAACAATTGAGGAGTTTGTTTCGACAAGTAAGCGTAATTATGATGGATATCATAATCCGAAAGTAAATGAATTAGCTAAGCAGGCATTAGAAACATTGGATATTGAAAAACGAAAAGAAATCTATAAAAAACTATATCAAGAGTTAAGTGAAGATCCACCTGTTATTTTCTTAAACAATAGTAAAGTCGTGTCTGCACATAATGCACGAATTCAAGGATTACAAGAAGATAATTATAATGGTATTTTGTTAAGTTTACCTAAATTGAATATTGCTCAATAA
- a CDS encoding ABC transporter permease codes for MKKVWALCWLELKQILIKPQSYILMFGMPIIFTLIFGGLLGGSGNEKVNISLVDKDGSVLSGKYYEEIKKSDLISIEKVTYREGTQRIEDKKASGIIIIPKDFQKSMLDGKVENIQFQASADFTGGTSVEQVLASALKKMEIEVSAARDFEKKSNTSWETMYETIYTKIDPVSIQKELILHDDQKLNNVTGRAAGFSILFVMIVMLSATGTILKTRQLGVWSRLLGAPVSKVQILAGYILSFFLIGWIQFGVLMILTHSLFDVQWGNLLGVITLVSVLLLAVIGLALLLASIVKTTEQQSALGNIVVISTCMIGGLYWPIEIEPSWMQAAANFVPQTWAMRGFTELIVRGGTLADIGGYIGILILFAGVFFVIGLTRIRYD; via the coding sequence ATGAAGAAAGTTTGGGCGCTTTGTTGGCTAGAATTAAAACAAATTTTAATTAAGCCACAAAGTTATATACTCATGTTTGGAATGCCTATTATTTTTACACTCATATTCGGTGGACTTTTAGGCGGAAGTGGGAATGAGAAAGTAAATATTAGTTTAGTAGATAAAGATGGTTCTGTATTATCTGGCAAGTATTATGAGGAAATAAAGAAAAGTGATTTAATTTCTATAGAAAAGGTAACGTATAGGGAAGGGACACAGAGGATCGAAGATAAGAAAGCATCTGGTATAATCATCATTCCGAAAGATTTTCAAAAGAGTATGCTAGATGGAAAAGTAGAAAATATCCAATTTCAAGCCAGTGCTGATTTTACGGGTGGAACTTCTGTAGAGCAAGTATTAGCAAGTGCATTAAAAAAGATGGAGATAGAAGTTAGTGCAGCAAGAGATTTTGAGAAGAAAAGTAACACTTCGTGGGAAACGATGTATGAAACAATTTATACAAAAATAGATCCTGTTTCGATTCAAAAAGAATTGATTTTACACGATGATCAAAAGTTAAATAACGTTACAGGGCGAGCGGCAGGTTTTTCAATTCTATTCGTCATGATTGTCATGTTAAGTGCGACGGGAACTATTTTGAAAACTAGACAACTTGGTGTTTGGTCTCGTTTATTAGGGGCACCAGTTTCAAAAGTTCAAATACTAGCAGGATATATCCTTTCCTTCTTTTTAATAGGGTGGATTCAATTTGGTGTTTTAATGATATTAACGCATTCATTATTTGATGTGCAGTGGGGAAATTTATTAGGGGTTATTACACTCGTTTCAGTATTGCTATTAGCGGTTATTGGTCTAGCTTTATTATTGGCAAGTATCGTGAAAACAACAGAACAGCAGTCCGCACTAGGGAATATCGTTGTAATTTCAACGTGTATGATTGGTGGTCTTTATTGGCCAATTGAAATTGAGCCTTCATGGATGCAAGCGGCGGCAAATTTTGTTCCGCAAACGTGGGCGATGCGTGGCTTTACTGAGTTAATTGTAAGGGGAGGTACATTAGCTGATATAGGAGGATATATTGGTATACTCATTTTATTTGCAGGAGTATTTTTCGTAATTGGTTTAACAAGAATACGTTATGACTGA
- a CDS encoding ABC transporter permease, which translates to MRSFIIAWKDLKIRLIDRRGFMMMLIMPLVLTAILGSALSNVFESGGLPKTVIGYYQEGTDEFADVFQKDVLQSKEIKDDVKVKVVNSREELEDMLKEKKIDVGIAIPNKWSEQVQDGKLKEPKVLIDPSKDIQAKIAESMIRSFSERVQTVAVSTKSVVTELAKSQQSDVAQVAKEVSGSLQTIATASVGNIQKGTVGKKTVAAMQYYAAAMLVMFLLYNITVGAKSVVTEQRTETLARLFSTPTSSFSILFGKFLGTLLFACIQFGIFIVATHFMFHVEWGADVSQIVVLGISYAICVSGLSMLIAAFIREEKTADLMGGIGIQILAILGGSMLPIYVFPDTLQTVANIAPNKWALTSFLNIMSGTSWDVLFPVILSLCSAGIISVMIGTLRLRTR; encoded by the coding sequence ATGAGAAGTTTCATTATTGCATGGAAAGATTTAAAAATCCGTTTAATTGATCGGCGCGGATTTATGATGATGTTAATTATGCCACTTGTATTAACGGCCATTTTAGGTTCAGCATTAAGTAATGTATTTGAGAGTGGTGGACTACCGAAAACAGTAATTGGCTATTATCAAGAGGGAACGGATGAGTTTGCAGATGTCTTTCAAAAAGATGTATTGCAATCTAAAGAAATAAAAGATGATGTGAAAGTAAAGGTAGTTAACTCTCGGGAAGAGCTTGAAGATATGTTAAAGGAAAAGAAAATAGATGTAGGAATTGCCATCCCAAATAAATGGAGCGAACAAGTACAAGATGGAAAATTAAAAGAACCAAAGGTGCTTATAGACCCATCAAAAGATATACAAGCAAAAATTGCTGAGTCAATGATCCGCTCTTTTTCAGAACGTGTTCAAACAGTCGCAGTATCTACTAAAAGTGTTGTAACAGAATTAGCAAAATCTCAGCAGAGTGATGTAGCACAAGTTGCAAAAGAGGTAAGTGGAAGTCTACAGACGATAGCAACTGCAAGTGTGGGTAACATCCAAAAAGGAACGGTAGGAAAAAAAACAGTTGCAGCGATGCAATATTATGCAGCAGCAATGTTAGTCATGTTTTTACTATATAACATAACAGTAGGTGCAAAGTCAGTTGTAACAGAGCAACGAACTGAAACGTTGGCGCGTTTGTTCAGTACACCGACGAGCTCATTTTCAATTTTATTCGGGAAGTTTTTAGGTACATTACTATTTGCCTGTATACAATTTGGAATATTTATAGTTGCTACACACTTTATGTTTCATGTGGAATGGGGCGCAGATGTGTCTCAAATAGTAGTGTTGGGAATTTCTTATGCAATTTGTGTTTCTGGTTTATCTATGTTAATCGCCGCTTTTATTCGTGAGGAAAAAACGGCAGACTTAATGGGGGGAATCGGTATTCAAATACTAGCTATATTAGGAGGATCAATGTTACCGATTTACGTATTTCCCGATACACTTCAAACAGTTGCAAATATTGCTCCGAATAAATGGGCACTTACGAGCTTTTTAAATATTATGTCGGGAACATCTTGGGATGTGCTATTCCCTGTCATTTTAAGTTTATGTAGTGCAGGAATTATCTCCGTTATGATTGGAACGTTACGTTTACGTACGAGATAG
- a CDS encoding ABC transporter ATP-binding protein: MLVIDHITKSFGKKEIVKNVSFEVKKGETFGLLGPNGAGKSTTISMICGLIPYDSGDIKVGGKSVKEYPLEAKKKIGIVPQDIALYPTLSAKENLIFWGKMYGLNGKVAKERAEEVLAYVGLQDRGKDKIETFSGGMKRRINIGAALMHEPELLIMDEPTVGIDPQSRNHILETVKKLNEKGMTVIYTSHYMEEVEYLCERIAIVDHGKVIALGTKRELCNRLTDGFMVKLQLNRYSTELLQKLKALPVVERIIFDEDSSTIDIGLNGGEAIGIVVSEVVENKAQILKLEVKEPNLEALFLQLTGRSLRD; encoded by the coding sequence ATGTTAGTCATAGATCATATTACGAAATCATTTGGCAAGAAGGAAATCGTAAAGAATGTTTCTTTTGAAGTGAAAAAAGGTGAAACATTTGGATTGCTTGGACCAAACGGAGCGGGGAAATCAACGACGATATCAATGATTTGCGGGTTAATTCCATACGATAGTGGTGATATAAAAGTTGGTGGGAAATCTGTAAAAGAGTATCCATTAGAAGCGAAAAAGAAAATCGGTATTGTCCCGCAAGACATTGCGCTGTATCCGACACTTTCAGCAAAGGAAAATTTAATCTTCTGGGGAAAGATGTACGGTTTAAATGGAAAAGTTGCAAAAGAGCGGGCAGAGGAAGTGTTAGCTTACGTCGGTTTACAGGATCGGGGAAAAGATAAAATTGAAACATTTTCAGGTGGAATGAAAAGGCGTATTAATATTGGTGCAGCACTTATGCACGAACCAGAGTTATTAATTATGGATGAACCGACAGTCGGGATTGATCCGCAGTCGAGAAATCATATTTTAGAGACTGTTAAAAAGTTAAATGAAAAAGGTATGACGGTCATTTATACGAGTCATTACATGGAAGAAGTTGAGTATTTATGTGAGCGAATTGCCATCGTTGATCATGGAAAGGTAATTGCACTAGGAACGAAAAGAGAGCTATGTAATCGTCTAACAGATGGGTTTATGGTGAAATTGCAATTAAATCGCTACAGTACGGAACTGCTACAAAAGTTGAAGGCACTACCTGTTGTTGAGCGGATTATTTTTGACGAAGATAGTAGCACGATTGATATTGGACTAAATGGTGGCGAGGCAATTGGCATAGTTGTTTCAGAAGTTGTTGAAAACAAAGCTCAAATTTTAAAACTGGAAGTAAAAGAACCGAATTTAGAGGCACTTTTTTTACAATTAACAGGACGTTCACTTCGTGATTAA
- a CDS encoding response regulator, translated as MIRIMIVDDQSLIRDGLAMILNLRPELEVVGTASDGDEVVQKVKQLQPEIILMDIRMPRMNGVEGTRLVREKFPYIKVLMLTTFSDSELIFEALEQGASGYLLKDMETDAIAQAILTVYSGGVVLPQDITAQIIEELKKTKVAVECNPPEQLKQLTEREVDVLRAIGLGLNNKEIAEKLFITEGTVKNHVSNLISKLELRDRTQAAIYAVRYGVTMYT; from the coding sequence ATGATTCGAATTATGATTGTTGATGATCAATCACTGATTCGTGATGGATTGGCAATGATATTAAATTTACGTCCGGAACTGGAAGTGGTAGGGACGGCTAGTGATGGGGATGAAGTCGTACAAAAGGTGAAACAATTACAGCCTGAAATTATTTTGATGGATATTCGGATGCCTCGTATGAATGGTGTTGAAGGAACTCGTTTAGTTAGAGAAAAGTTTCCTTATATAAAGGTTCTTATGTTAACAACTTTTAGTGATAGTGAGCTTATTTTTGAGGCATTAGAGCAAGGAGCGAGTGGTTATTTATTGAAGGATATGGAGACAGATGCAATCGCGCAAGCAATTTTAACGGTGTATAGTGGCGGGGTTGTGCTTCCTCAGGATATAACAGCGCAAATTATAGAGGAATTAAAAAAGACGAAAGTGGCAGTAGAGTGTAACCCACCAGAACAACTAAAACAATTAACTGAGCGAGAAGTAGATGTTTTAAGAGCAATTGGACTGGGGTTAAATAATAAAGAGATTGCCGAAAAGCTATTTATTACAGAGGGAACTGTTAAGAATCATGTTTCTAATTTGATTAGTAAGCTAGAACTGAGAGATCGAACACAAGCAGCAATATACGCAGTAAGGTATGGCGTCACGATGTACACATGA
- a CDS encoding sensor histidine kinase, protein MLGYARIATIVMICLVYANHVSRETENLQIFVGIALFIYIVNHILLVKAKGSRKLVFYTLLTNGIVTALLGFLFPETCLYLIIFGIDAVGLFIHDWRKRMTYFFIAFFFLCWFINILHTYQHTESLELESNAINFMFIIFSALAGNLIKKLTAARQMVDEQYGELALSHTALKEAHEQLRLYAKEVEELTAVRERNDIAREIHDTVGHNMTALLVQLQLAEVLWKQKSDATEEVLHTCHGLARKSLQEVRASVHALKEESKLGNIIENMREMLHGYSKVTKVQVSFQLQGDPVLIPLSLQPTLLRIMQESLTNAKRHGKASLCEVSLVCSVEQVKLCILDNGMGVNEVSPGFGLLNMKERVEEHGGIIQFESEIEKGFRLKIEFPLREKTWVIGGAL, encoded by the coding sequence ATGTTAGGATATGCGCGGATTGCTACAATCGTCATGATTTGCTTAGTTTACGCAAATCATGTTTCACGTGAAACAGAAAATTTACAAATTTTTGTCGGTATTGCACTTTTTATTTATATTGTGAATCATATTTTGCTTGTAAAAGCAAAAGGGAGTAGGAAACTTGTTTTTTATACCTTGCTCACAAACGGTATTGTCACAGCGTTATTAGGGTTTTTATTTCCCGAGACATGTTTGTATTTAATTATATTTGGAATTGATGCGGTAGGATTATTTATTCATGATTGGCGTAAAAGGATGACTTATTTTTTTATCGCTTTTTTCTTTCTTTGTTGGTTTATAAATATACTACATACGTATCAACATACAGAGAGTCTGGAATTGGAGAGTAATGCAATTAACTTTATGTTTATCATTTTCAGTGCTTTAGCTGGAAACTTAATAAAAAAACTTACAGCTGCTCGGCAAATGGTAGATGAGCAATATGGGGAATTAGCATTATCTCATACAGCTTTAAAAGAAGCACATGAGCAATTACGTCTATATGCAAAAGAGGTAGAAGAATTGACAGCTGTTCGGGAGAGAAATGATATTGCCCGAGAAATTCATGATACTGTTGGTCATAATATGACGGCATTACTTGTTCAGTTACAACTGGCGGAGGTTTTATGGAAACAAAAATCGGACGCTACAGAAGAGGTTTTACATACATGCCATGGGTTAGCTAGAAAATCACTTCAAGAAGTGAGAGCTTCTGTGCATGCCTTAAAAGAGGAAAGTAAACTAGGGAACATAATAGAGAATATGCGTGAAATGTTACATGGATATTCTAAAGTGACGAAAGTACAAGTATCTTTTCAATTACAAGGAGATCCGGTTTTGATTCCGTTGTCACTACAGCCTACGTTGCTTCGTATTATGCAAGAGTCTTTAACGAATGCAAAACGTCACGGAAAAGCTAGTTTATGTGAAGTGAGTTTAGTTTGTTCAGTGGAACAAGTTAAGTTATGTATTTTGGATAATGGTATGGGAGTCAATGAAGTAAGCCCTGGATTTGGCTTACTTAATATGAAAGAACGTGTAGAGGAGCATGGTGGAATCATTCAATTTGAGAGTGAAATAGAAAAAGGTTTTCGCCTAAAAATCGAATTTCCACTCCGAGAAAAAACATGGGTAATAGGGGGAGCGTTATGA